In one Mucilaginibacter ginsenosidivorax genomic region, the following are encoded:
- a CDS encoding putative LPS assembly protein LptD, with the protein MKFITLFFLLAIILTVNVLVAESKGTYNRHSRKAVADTIIKLDTTKARDRKLLKVKKSKQTKPNLNTDGQGVSNTYNITPAVDTVIKADTNKNRNIQAKPGIPGKPQTKLPEADTTKKKDGIQSEVKAVAEDSTIVDNEHNILYLYGRARVTYEDFELDADYIRVDQKNHLIFASGSIDPRTKRYVGRPLSKSKNEKPIASDSLLFNYTTKKGKLYNPASEQEGNFISGGQAKKLNETEVAYRNVIFSTCDLPYPDTHFGVVITKGIGEKNRIISGPAYLEIEGVPLPLAIPFGFFPKPDSRTSGVILPTFGEDAKLGFKLAGFGYYLGLSDYMDLTTTGTIYSKGSYEVNSTARYLVRYKYTGNLSLSYGSHNYGLPGDPAVKDIHIDWTHSQDPSANPGSTFSASVNAGTSGYFSRNPSTSNYNVVTAAQSSLRSSISYGKTWAGTPFNLSVGIGHSQDIANKTITIELPTIAFGMSSINPFDSKDRVGEQKWYQKITVSYNLNATNKVNSIPESELFKSTITRRLQNGFQHQIPVSLGLNVLKYFQFNSSVNYTERWYFQSVNKHFERGSISSSDQLLVDTLQGFKRAGNYSLSTGLSTKLYGTLNFKGNLKAIRHVMTPSIGFGYTPDFSDPSYGYYKTAVSQASVPYPYTYQKYSIFENGVYGYPSAGKQAGISFALDNTIEAKLKAKSTDTSGTDRKITLLQGLSFSSFYNFAADSMKLANIQFSGHTAIFKQKVNISFSGSFDPYVTAVHDSIANNTIVRTSQRINKFRWANGQFPQLNQLSISMSGSLNSTSAKAPGTPNVNTLQGAGAPQLQRLALVNSDPNSYVDFNVPWNISLNYSYSYSNYLNQVSTSNTLMISGDVSITQKWKIQYSTNYDFKAMKLASATSFSIYRDLHCWDLSFQWVPFGYLKSYNVTLKVKSTILQDLKLSKRNDYSSNRTFY; encoded by the coding sequence TTGAAATTCATAACTCTTTTTTTTCTGCTTGCAATTATTTTAACGGTAAATGTACTGGTTGCCGAAAGCAAAGGTACATATAACAGGCATAGCCGCAAGGCCGTCGCAGATACGATCATTAAACTCGATACAACTAAGGCAAGAGACAGGAAACTTCTTAAAGTTAAGAAATCTAAGCAAACTAAGCCAAATCTAAATACAGATGGGCAGGGTGTAAGCAATACTTATAATATTACGCCCGCTGTAGATACGGTAATTAAGGCAGATACCAACAAAAATAGAAACATCCAGGCTAAGCCAGGCATCCCGGGTAAGCCTCAAACCAAATTGCCCGAAGCGGATACGACAAAAAAGAAAGATGGCATTCAATCTGAAGTTAAAGCGGTGGCCGAGGATTCGACCATTGTTGATAATGAGCATAATATTTTATACCTGTATGGACGCGCCAGGGTAACTTATGAAGATTTTGAGTTAGATGCCGATTATATCAGGGTCGACCAGAAAAATCATCTCATTTTTGCCAGCGGGAGCATTGATCCACGTACCAAACGTTACGTGGGGAGGCCTTTGTCAAAATCAAAAAATGAAAAACCAATAGCATCCGATTCGTTATTGTTTAATTATACTACCAAAAAAGGAAAGCTTTATAACCCGGCGTCCGAGCAGGAAGGAAATTTTATATCGGGCGGGCAGGCAAAAAAACTTAACGAAACAGAGGTAGCTTACCGCAACGTAATTTTTAGCACCTGCGACCTTCCTTATCCCGATACGCACTTTGGTGTAGTAATTACCAAAGGTATTGGCGAAAAAAACAGGATTATATCTGGCCCGGCGTATCTTGAAATTGAGGGGGTGCCACTACCGTTGGCCATTCCGTTCGGCTTTTTTCCCAAGCCCGATTCGCGAACATCGGGGGTTATCCTGCCAACTTTTGGCGAAGACGCAAAGCTGGGCTTTAAATTAGCCGGTTTTGGTTATTACCTTGGGTTGAGTGATTATATGGATTTAACCACTACGGGTACTATTTACTCCAAGGGATCATACGAGGTAAACTCCACAGCGCGTTATCTTGTACGTTATAAGTATACAGGTAACCTGTCTTTAAGTTACGGATCGCATAATTACGGTTTGCCAGGCGATCCTGCAGTAAAAGATATCCATATCGATTGGACACACTCACAGGATCCGAGTGCTAATCCAGGTTCTACCTTTAGTGCTTCAGTAAATGCCGGTACCTCGGGTTATTTTTCGCGCAACCCATCAACCTCAAATTATAACGTGGTTACCGCTGCCCAAAGTAGTTTACGGTCGAGTATTTCTTATGGAAAAACCTGGGCAGGTACACCATTTAATTTAAGTGTGGGTATTGGTCACAGCCAGGATATAGCCAATAAAACAATTACTATTGAATTGCCAACCATTGCTTTTGGTATGTCGTCAATTAATCCTTTTGATTCGAAAGACAGGGTTGGCGAGCAAAAATGGTATCAAAAAATAACAGTGAGTTACAACCTGAATGCTACCAATAAGGTAAACAGCATCCCCGAATCTGAACTTTTTAAAAGTACGATTACCCGCCGTCTTCAAAACGGTTTTCAGCACCAGATACCGGTGAGTTTAGGTTTAAATGTGCTCAAGTACTTTCAGTTTAATAGCAGTGTGAATTATACCGAGCGCTGGTATTTTCAATCGGTAAACAAACATTTCGAGCGTGGAAGTATCAGCAGTTCCGATCAATTGCTGGTTGATACCTTACAAGGTTTTAAACGTGCGGGTAACTACAGCTTAAGCACCGGCCTTTCCACCAAATTATACGGTACGTTGAACTTTAAAGGGAATTTAAAAGCAATAAGGCACGTAATGACCCCATCTATAGGGTTTGGCTACACGCCAGATTTTAGCGATCCCAGCTACGGGTATTATAAAACCGCGGTAAGCCAGGCAAGTGTACCATACCCTTATACCTACCAAAAGTATTCAATTTTCGAAAACGGCGTATATGGCTATCCGTCGGCAGGCAAACAGGCTGGTATCAGCTTCGCGCTGGATAATACCATCGAAGCCAAGCTAAAAGCCAAAAGCACTGATACTTCAGGCACCGACAGGAAGATCACCTTGTTGCAGGGGTTATCGTTTTCGAGTTTCTACAATTTTGCTGCCGACTCCATGAAACTGGCTAATATTCAGTTTTCAGGGCACACAGCTATTTTTAAGCAAAAGGTAAATATCAGTTTCAGCGGCTCTTTTGACCCTTACGTTACCGCTGTGCATGATTCTATAGCCAATAACACCATTGTACGCACCAGCCAGCGTATTAATAAGTTCAGGTGGGCAAATGGGCAGTTTCCGCAGTTGAACCAGCTGAGTATATCCATGAGCGGCAGTTTAAATTCTACGTCGGCCAAAGCACCGGGTACGCCTAACGTAAATACCTTGCAAGGGGCGGGGGCTCCACAGTTGCAACGTTTGGCACTGGTAAACAGCGACCCCAATTCATATGTAGATTTTAATGTACCATGGAATATATCTTTAAATTACAGTTACAGTTACAGCAATTATCTTAACCAGGTATCTACCAGTAACACGCTCATGATAAGCGGCGATGTAAGCATCACGCAAAAATGGAAAATACAATATTCAACCAACTACGATTTTAAGGCGATGAAATTGGCCAGCGCTACTTCATTTTCCATTTATCGCGACCTGCATTGCTGGGACCTTTCGTTTCAATGGGTGCCCTTTGGCTATTTAAAATCATATAATGTTACATTAAAGGTAAAATCGACTATTTTGCAGGACTTAAAACTGAGTAAAAGAAACGATTATTCAAGTAACAGAACTTTTTATTAA
- a CDS encoding N-acetylmuramoyl-L-alanine amidase family protein: MKNRALKRLIYSLSVLLVLLSSFPLISYGLIKTDTVVNSGFKIKTIIVDAGHGGKPTGTGHFSHGASGSFSSERNVTLAIALKLQAAIEKDMAGVKAVLTRSTEDDVSFERRAEIANENKGNIFVSIHCNSLSDRRVREQVGTKHHKPIYRTVTVPDRSGKGVLLLVYGLHRSKEEERTIVHNQVEEDSGMDAGLDPDDPITIILTNEYKRKFRQQSIKLATLINNEFTETDGRPSEGLREQGIYVLCHTAMPSVLVETGYINNPTDEAYLNSEDGQNEIVSSIVRALLNYKNEVEHVSQ, from the coding sequence ATGAAAAATAGGGCATTGAAAAGATTGATTTATAGTTTATCGGTATTGTTGGTACTCCTTTCATCGTTCCCACTTATTTCTTACGGCCTCATCAAAACAGATACGGTTGTTAATTCGGGTTTCAAAATAAAAACTATTATCGTTGACGCAGGTCATGGCGGTAAGCCCACCGGGACTGGGCATTTTTCGCATGGTGCATCAGGAAGTTTTTCTTCAGAAAGAAATGTAACGCTTGCCATTGCTTTAAAATTGCAGGCTGCTATAGAAAAAGATATGGCCGGAGTAAAGGCTGTTTTAACACGGTCGACAGAGGATGATGTGTCGTTTGAACGCCGTGCCGAAATAGCCAACGAAAACAAAGGCAACATTTTTGTATCCATCCACTGCAACTCACTATCCGACAGACGCGTGCGGGAGCAGGTGGGCACAAAACATCACAAACCCATTTACCGTACAGTAACCGTACCCGATCGTTCGGGCAAGGGGGTATTGTTATTGGTTTACGGTTTACACCGGTCAAAAGAAGAGGAACGAACCATAGTACACAACCAGGTTGAAGAAGACTCAGGAATGGACGCAGGCTTAGATCCGGATGATCCGATTACCATTATTTTAACCAACGAGTATAAAAGAAAATTCAGACAACAAAGCATTAAGCTGGCTACGTTAATTAACAATGAGTTTACTGAAACCGACGGGCGGCCAAGCGAAGGTTTGCGTGAACAAGGTATTTATGTATTATGCCATACGGCAATGCCTTCTGTTTTGGTTGAAACCGGTTATATTAATAACCCAACAGACGAAGCTTACCTGAACTCGGAAGATGGACAAAATGAAATTGTAAGTTCAATAGTACGCGCACTATTAAATTACAAAAACGAGGTTGAACACGTATCGCAGTAG
- a CDS encoding MlaD family protein — MKISNETKIGALTVIAITILVLGYSFLRGNDVFSGSNKFYAVYNSVEGLGVSKPVLVNGFQIGRISKMELQPDGRTIVEFKIEEKYDVPNNTLAKLESTDLLGSKAIVFELGNSKILAENKDTLKADIQGSLAESLQPIQKKAEMLINKLDSSLAAINKILNPTFQKNVDRSFMSIANSLQTLEGVTKKIDNLVGTQTKHIDVILSNAEVVSANLKTSTGHINGMATNFEKISNDIAASNIKNTLDNANKAMADLQATIANINSTKGTLGLLMNDDKVYKNMDAATNSLNNLLLDLKAHPKRYVSFSVFGGKKD; from the coding sequence ATGAAAATTTCAAACGAAACAAAAATAGGCGCCCTTACAGTAATTGCAATCACCATACTTGTTTTAGGATACAGCTTTTTAAGAGGCAACGATGTATTCTCAGGATCGAATAAATTTTACGCTGTTTATAACAGCGTTGAAGGATTGGGAGTATCAAAACCTGTACTGGTAAATGGTTTCCAGATTGGTCGTATATCTAAAATGGAACTTCAGCCTGATGGACGCACGATTGTTGAATTTAAGATTGAAGAGAAATACGATGTACCCAACAACACCCTCGCCAAGTTGGAAAGTACCGATCTGTTAGGCAGCAAGGCCATAGTTTTTGAACTGGGCAATAGTAAAATACTTGCCGAAAACAAAGACACTTTGAAGGCTGATATACAAGGTAGCCTGGCCGAAAGCCTGCAACCGATACAAAAAAAGGCAGAAATGCTGATCAACAAACTCGATTCGTCATTAGCTGCGATTAACAAGATCCTTAACCCAACGTTTCAAAAAAATGTTGACCGGAGTTTTATGAGCATTGCTAATTCATTGCAAACACTGGAAGGCGTTACCAAAAAGATAGATAACCTGGTAGGTACGCAAACCAAGCATATCGACGTAATACTATCAAATGCCGAAGTAGTATCTGCCAACTTAAAAACCAGCACCGGGCACATCAACGGTATGGCTACCAACTTTGAAAAAATAAGTAACGATATAGCGGCATCCAACATCAAAAACACCCTTGATAATGCCAACAAAGCCATGGCCGATTTACAGGCTACCATTGCCAATATTAACTCCACTAAAGGAACTTTAGGCTTGTTAATGAATGATGATAAGGTATATAAAAACATGGATGCTGCCACCAACAGCCTAAACAACCTGTTGCTTGATTTAAAAGCGCATCCTAAACGTTATGTAAGCTTCTCGGTTTTTGGTGGTAAAAAAGACTGA